Proteins co-encoded in one Bemisia tabaci chromosome 9, PGI_BMITA_v3 genomic window:
- the LOC109036083 gene encoding uncharacterized protein, translating to MKSSTPERSVCTRGRTPECYRSLASLLCDDRKVAKKSACCGGWGFVPKAERERMRAERKACQEAKRKAKAKRISCLSRCLWSPDSLCPQLNIKPRTPPKLKSCAPSAKREEKPAGDSSDSEYCDDSKRREADDSKKHKHSDSERYKEGDSRKRKEGGSRKDERRDLIKREEEPAGDSSDSEYYDDSRRQEADGSQKHKHGDSRRRKESGSRKDERRGLIKREEEPTGDSSDSKYYDDSRRQEADGSKKHKHSDSEKYKDGDSRRRKEGGSRTDKRRASRKRNEDDRKGPKEDDSKYPRKVKREQAGATRTTTPVGKLCKNGDCEYVTEESVRYADARDNGKPSTKAQKSRSGADLPSRASRSDSSSISVSSNDEDLDPETNRTGFKDDHDDGSIESQTNSDDGFSQSGSETDISEPDSEDASDGDDSPIPVARAQARRYTTSSAERRKSLDSTARARTRRHATGSAERRKSLDSTARAQTRRHATGSTELHKSVDSATTAQARRHATGSAELRKPLDSTADAQTRRFTTGSEELRKSQNSTARAQAEQLAPSLAEVNEYPKSVAEVQARRGAISLVETRESLEPATGVDNVLSTTRFLKPRESPKLAARAQATRQATRLPDFKDSLESSNRLQGRRHATDLVEIRESLGPTARAQTTRRATSLSYFDEYPETDAGVHTMRRATGLAEFDESPKLAARAGATRQATRLPDLEDSLESAARMQRRRHPTNPEEIRMSLGPTARAQTTRRATSLSYFDEYPETDAGVHTMRRATGLAEFDESPKLAARAGATRQATRLPDLEDSLESAARMQLRRHPTNPEEIRKSLEPTARAQATRRATSLSYLDESPETGAGVQTVRQATGLTPDLEDSLESAARMQRRRHATDPEEIREDLEPTARAQATRRATSLSYLDESPETDARVQTMRRATGPTEFDESPKLAVRAGATRHATRVPDLHVSPEVQGKEWTAGVPDLDESPEPAARVQIVRRATGFAELNESPKPVTRAQNTRQATGLAELCELERNVNEIGDLLKACCDTIGRESATASTSDVDVECLLRDPVAFREYLQAAASEAPTDVRQRLKAAICRLPKVVDRGKVCEIEDLSASRRQRSKSLPRFDGCDPRVSSDCLNRHAFKSLTSVTLNKNSRPHVAPADEDEPLDIKQTSFAKQRSKKTSSAEKILDFGWNGEQFTTPQTTVETTRRRSPQKEFRQTSTTVDLKMKRGSRSVEKPINSMVAPDDASNANVSPTLRFGSVARSENLRTRADSNFIGVIEEYDSDDEGILTDEDDYRNAKNIKRSRNFKGVGGSKRFVSKNLKETEDSKGSRSTRHKRAVKGDDIDDGEDTEVM from the exons ATGAAATCCTCAACCCCGGAGCGATCTGTCTGTACCAGGGGCCGGACACCGGAATGTTACAGAAGCTTAGCATCGCTACTCTGCGATGACCGCAAGGTGGCAAAGAAATCGGCTTGCTGCGG GGGTTGGGGATTTGTTCCCAAAGCCGAGAGGGAAAGAATGAGAGCGGAAAGGAAAGCATGTCAGGAAGCGAAGAGGAAAGCAAAAGCGAAACGAATATCATGTCTATCCAGGTGTTTGTGGAGTCCAGACTCCCTGTGTCCGCAACTAAATATTAAACCAAGAACACCACCAAAATTAAAATCCTGTGCGCCATCGGCCAAGAGAGAAGAGAAACCCGCAGGCGACTCTTCTGACTCAGAATATTGCGATGACTCAAAGAGGCGTGAAGCGGATGACTCAAAGAAGCACAAACACAGTGACTCAGAGAGGTACAAAGAGGGAGATTCAAGGAAGCGAAAAGAAGGTGGCTCAAGGAAGGACGAAAGACGTGATTTGATCAAGAGAGAAGAGGAACCCGCAGGTGACTCTTCTGACTCGGAATATTACGATGACTCAAGGAGGCAAGAAGCGGATGGCTCACAAAAGCACAAACACGGTGATTCAAGGAGGCGAAAAGAAAGTGGCTCGAGGAAGGACGAAAGACGTGGTTTGATCAAGAGGGAAGAGGAACCCACAGGTGACTCCTCTGACTCGAAATATTACGATGACTCAAGGAGGCAAGAAGCGGACGGCTCAAAGAAGCACAAACACAGTGACTCAGAAAAGTACAAAGACGGGGATTCGAGGAGGAGAAAAGAAGGTGGCTCGAGGACCGACAAAAGACGTGCGTCGAGGAAACGCAATGAGGATGATCGAAAGGGACCCAAAGAGGACGATTCAAAATATCCCCGAAAAGTAAAGAGAGAGCAAGCGGGAGCTACGCGCACCACGACGCCTGTAGGGAAGCTGTGCAAGAATGGGGACTGCGAATACGTTACGGAGGAGAGTGTGCGTTACGCTGATGCCAGGGATAATG GTAAACCCTCCACCAAGGCGCAAAAATCACGGTCTGGTGCCGACCTACCCTCGAGGGCATCACGGTCAGATTCGTCCTCAATCAGCGTCTCTTCAAATGATGAGGATCTCGACCCAGAAACCAACCGCACCGGTTTTAAGGACGACCACGATGATGGGAGCATAGAATCGCAGACTAACTCCGATGACGGGTTTTCTCAATCCGGTTCCGAGACTGATATTTCAGAACCAGACTCTGAAGACGCCTCTGACGGCGACGATTCTCCGATACCCGTCGCCAGAGCACAGGCCAGGCGGTACACAACCAGTTCAGCGGAGCGTCGCAAGTCTCTGGATTCCACCGCCAGAGCTCGGACCAGGCGGCACGCAACCGGTTCAGCGGAGCGTCGCAAGTCTCTGGATTCCACCGCCAGAGCTCAGACCAGGCGGCACGCAACCGGTTCGACGGAGCTTCACAAGTCTGTGGATTCCGCCACCACAGCGCAGGCCAGGCGGCACGCAACCGGTTCGGCGGAGCTTCGCAAGCCCCTGGATTCCACCGCTGATGCGCAGACCAGGCGGTTCACAACCGGTTCGGAGGAGCTTCGCAAGTCTCAGAATTCCACCGCCAGAGCGCAAGCCGAACAACTAGCACCCAGTTTAGCAGAGGTGAACGAGTATCCAAAATCCGTCGCTGAAGTTCAGGCTAGACGGGGCGCGATCAGCCTGGTGGAAACTCGCGAGTCTCTAGAACCCGCCACCGGAGTGGACAATGTGCTGTCCACAACCCGTTTTCTAAAGCCCCGCGAGTCTCCGAAACTCGCCGCTAGAGCGCAGGCAACTCGACAGGCAACCCGTCTACCGGACTTCAAGGATTCTCTGGAATCCTCCAATAGATTACAGGGTAGACGGCACGCGACCGATCTAGTGGAGATCCGAGAGTCTCTGGGACCCACCGCTAGAGCGCAGACAACGCGGCGGGCAACTAGTCTATCCTATTTTGACGAGTATCCAGAAACCGATGCTGGAGTGCACACCATGCGCCGAGCAACCGGTCTGGCAGAGTTCGACGAGTCTCCTAAACTCGCCGCTAGAGCGGGGGCCACGCGACAGGCAACTCGCTTACCGGATCTCGAGGATTCTCTGGAATCTGCTGCGAGAATGCAGCGTAGACGTCACCCGACTAATCCAGAGGAGATCCGTATGTCTCTGGGACCCACCGCTAGAGCGCAGACAACGCGGCGGGCAACTAGTCTATCCTATTTTGACGAGTATCCAGAAACCGATGCTGGAGTGCACACCATGCGCCGAGCAACCGGTCTGGCAGAGTTCGACGAGTCTCCGAAACTCGCCGCTAGAGCGGGGGCCACGCGACAGGCAACTCGCTTACCGGATCTCGAGGATTCTCTGGAATCTGCTGCGAGAATGCAGCTTAGACGGCACCCGACCAATCCAGAGGAAATCCGTAAGTCTCTGGAACCCACCGCTAGAGCACAGGCAACGCGGCGGGCAACTAGTCTATCCTATCTTGACGAGTCTCCAGAAACCGGTGCTGGAGTGCAAACCGTGCGACAAGCAACCGGTTTGACACCGGATCTCGAGGATTCTCTGGAATCTGCTGCGAGAATGCAGCGTAGACGGCACGCAACCGATCCAGAGGAGATCCGTGAGGATCTGGAACCTACCGCTAGAGCGCAAGCAACTCGACGGGCAACTAGTCTATCCTATCTTGACGAGTCTCCAGAAACCGATGCTAGAGTGCAGACTATGCGACGAGCAACCGGTCCGACAGAGTTCGACGAGTCTCCGAAACTCGCCGTTAGAGCGGGGGCCACGCGGCATGCAACCCGTGTACCGGATCTTCACGTGTCTCCGGAAGTGCAAGGCAAGGAGTGGACAGCGGGTGTGCCAGATCTCGACGAGTCTCCGGAACCTGCCGCTAGAGTGCAGATCGTACGGAGAGCAACCGGTTTCGCAGAGCTGAACGAGTCTCCAAAACCTGTCACTAGAGCGCAGAACACTCGGCAAGCAACCGGTTTGGCGGAGCTCTGCGAGTTGGAGCGGAACGTAAACGAGATTGGCGACTTGCTCAAGGCCTGCTGCGATACGATTGGCAGGGAGTCTGCGACGGCGTCAACTTCGGATGTTGATGTCGAATGCCTGTTGAGAGATCCGGTTGCGTTCCGAGAGTACCTGCAAGCCGCCGCCAGTGAGGCCCCGACTGATGTGAGACAAAGACTTAAGGCCGCGATCTGCAGACTGCCGAAAGTGGTCGACCGAGGGAAGGTCTGTGAGATTGAGGACCTCAGCGCTTCTAGGCGGCAGCGCTCGAAATCCCTTCCTCGGTTCGATGGATGTGACCCGCGCG TCTCCAGTGATTGTCTGAACCGGCATGCCTTTAAAAGCCTTACAAGCGTTACGTTGAATAAAAACTCGAGACCTCACGTCGCGCCAGCAGACGAGGACGAACCCCTAGACATCAAACAAACCTCATTCGCAAAACAACGCTCCAAAAAGACCTCTTCTGCTGAAAAAATCCTGGATTTTGGATGGAACGGAGAACAATTCACAACGCCCCAAACTACCGTAGAGACTACGAGACGTAGATCACCTCAAAAAGAATTTCGACAAACGTCGACCACCGTTGATCTGAAAATGAAACGTGGGTCTAGGTCCGTGGAGAAACCCATAAATTCTATGGTTGCGCCGGATGACGCCAGCAATGCGAATGTGTCGCCTACGTTGAGATTTGGCAGCGTCGCACGTTCTGAAAATCTCAGAACGCGAGCAGACAGCAATTTCATTGGTGTAATTGAAGAGTACGACTCTGATGACGAGGGGATTTTAACAGATGAAGACGATTATAGAAATGCCAAGAATATCAAAAGGTCTAGAAATTTCAAGGGTGTTGGAGGTTCTAAACGGTttgtgtcaaaaaatttaaaggagactGAGGATTCTAAGGGTTCTAGGAGTACCAGGCACAAGAGAGCTGTCAAAGGTGATGACATTGATGATGGTGAAGACACTGAGGTAATGTGA